A section of the Platichthys flesus chromosome 22, fPlaFle2.1, whole genome shotgun sequence genome encodes:
- the arl6ip6 gene encoding ADP-ribosylation factor-like protein 6-interacting protein 6 has product MEHPGSSSVGPGGVDRPLSQRHGPRRWSVVALSVLGSAACVSAVGCLCAFIYPILKELRAGRVRGEDGTAERILGFWSILVLSVVVGCICCVFSWTLTYLDSYQPGKGFLSPLSLAHFSDEPGHRFQVGYGAVVLNGIMAMLTVFWILT; this is encoded by the exons ATGGAACATCCAGGCTCTTCCTCTGTGGGACCCGGTGGGGTGGATCGGCCGCTGTCCCAACGACACGGCCCCAGACGTTGGTCCGTGGTCGCCCTGTCCGTCCTGGGCTCCGCGGCGTGTGTGTCCGCTGTCGGTTGCTTATGCGCCTTCATCTACCCCATACTGAAAG AGCTGCGGgcagggagagtgagaggagaggacgggACCGCAGAGAGAATCCTGG GTTTCTGGAGCATCCTTGTGCTGTCAGTAGTCGTTGGATGCATCTGCTGCGTCTTCTCCTGGACTCTCACCTACCTGGACTCATACCAGCCGGGCAAGGGGTTCCTGTCACCGCTGTCACTGGCCCACTTCAG TGATGAACCTGGCCATCGATTTCAAGTGGGTTATGGTGCTGTCGTCCTCAACGGCATCATGGCCATGCTCACCGTCTTCTGGATCCTCACCTGA